In the genome of Mycoplasmopsis pulmonis, one region contains:
- a CDS encoding HAD family hydrolase: MKKIGINDIDSLIFDMDGTLLDKNKSIQPKTKAIIEKLKNEQKKIFIATGRPWYFVKKEINELNITSPVISCNGAMVYDPLSDKVIFKNSIDKVEAKKIFNYLTEQKITFIMYLEDKMTRYKAIEKSPWFDWIDQSLNSREQSQRFEVIDLDWKNLDFNTDDHDIFKFLVIKKETDPKVFLKLQEFLKTFNNIYSLDSQISVNDIMPKGSDKGKGVEFLEKNKYLNTQRTLAFGDELNDISMFKVVKYTVAMKNAKDIVKQNALFETKSHNEEGIYHFLNDISKN, translated from the coding sequence ATGAAAAAAATTGGTATAAATGATATTGACTCACTTATTTTTGATATGGATGGAACTCTTTTAGACAAAAACAAAAGCATCCAACCTAAAACCAAGGCCATTATTGAAAAATTAAAAAATGAGCAAAAAAAAATCTTTATTGCCACAGGAAGGCCATGATATTTTGTTAAAAAAGAAATTAATGAACTAAATATTACTAGCCCTGTAATTTCATGTAATGGAGCTATGGTTTATGATCCACTAAGCGATAAAGTTATTTTTAAAAACTCAATTGATAAAGTAGAGGCTAAAAAAATATTCAATTATTTAACAGAGCAAAAAATAACTTTCATAATGTATCTTGAAGATAAAATGACAAGATATAAAGCCATTGAAAAAAGTCCTTGATTTGACTGAATTGATCAGTCATTAAATTCAAGAGAGCAAAGCCAAAGATTTGAAGTTATTGACCTAGATTGAAAAAACCTAGATTTTAACACTGATGATCATGACATTTTTAAATTTTTGGTTATAAAAAAAGAAACTGATCCAAAAGTGTTTTTAAAACTTCAAGAATTTTTAAAAACATTTAATAATATTTACTCACTAGATTCTCAAATTTCAGTCAATGATATTATGCCCAAAGGATCAGATAAAGGTAAGGGAGTGGAGTTTCTAGAAAAAAATAAATATTTAAACACTCAAAGAACCTTAGCCTTTGGTGATGAACTCAATGATATTTCAATGTTTAAAGTGGTTAAATACACAGTTGCAATGAAAAATGCCAAAGACATTGTCAAGCAAAATGCTCTTTTTGAAACAAAAAGCCACAATGAAGAGGGGATTTATCATTTTTTAAATGATATATCTAAAAATTAA
- a CDS encoding DNA-directed RNA polymerase subunit beta', whose protein sequence is MPKTRKYSTVDEEKILKVSLSLATKEDVLEWSHGEVTKPETINYKSYKPERHGLFDELIFGPATDYKCPICGKKYKKSNEGLTCNNTPQCEIEKPEILPKISRRSRMGHIALQTPVVHFWFFKIDNSIISKLLVLRVGESNEYVSKNDLENIIYYKSHIVLDNGGLKSLPKNKIININNAAQIYKDALIELRELNLNDADALEIIDGTINHLNDIVGSKVGNDYGVDFYELNEVIEEYSSAKIQTGSKAIEFLLENIDLEEEQRKIKSKIKEINNLEKTSSSRKQDLSKLYKRLQVVESFINSGQKPTSMLIYNLPVIPAELRPLVQLDGGRHSTSDINELYRRIIIRNNRLRKWIELNAPTLITQNELRMIQEAVDALIDNSKKKPKPVTSKDNRNLKSISDALTGKKGRFRQNLLGKRVDYSGRSVIVVGPELKMNQVGIPREMAAKLFEPWIIKELIDQEITLSVKSARKLIDNLNPIIWPHVAKVIQGRPVLLNRAPTLHRLSIQAFEPVLIRGKAIKLHPLVTTAFNADFDGDQMAVHVPISDEAVREAKELLYANRNILGPKDGEPIINPSQDMILGIYYLTIEIAGAKGEAKVFQDANSMLRAYEEGSVSLHARVAIPFKKLQKTFNLKGDKGYIFSTVGKFIFNQAFPENFPFIFDSSVSSISDAQEYTKKYYIPYGLNIKETIQNTPINDALSKKDLSKIIRTIFDKYVPVLTKEDVASVINDVNHTNYKDTSTKFANLVTTNKTALEYIHAESLSKFTTKHFVDVNKKLSLKTPGNPNQPIWEVDQYVELLENVWFDYVNIVASVLDEIKDLGFKFSTKSGTSISIHDIEVSDNKKERIKEGDDYTSELKSMYREGLLTDDERYSLTINKWSEVKDNIQNDLKKIVKNNPLNPIFIMMNSGARSNMANYVQLAGIRGLMTNNTKILKSDAENERVVRSTVEIPVKSSFLDGLTAYEFYSSTHGARKGLTDTALNTAKSGYLTRRLVDVAQGIVVTEKDCATQNGFVVKDIVDNKTKTVIVPIRERIEGRFTIEDVKDKDGNVIVEKDTLIDAKMAEEIVEVHDVKEVNIRSILGCEAKNGVCQKCFGKDLATSRIVSIGEAVGITASQSIGEPGTQLTMRTFHSGGVAGVEDITGGFGRLTELIDAHRSPWGRPAIISKVDGIITEIKTPKDKNTNLVYITYLDQDDASQTEVVSVPKNRTLRVKVGDKIVKGQKIIDGPIILEELLEYGGPRKVQSYLLKEIQKIYRMQGIAINDKYIEIIISQMLSKIEISEPGDSDFIIGSLVNNLDFYNTNNELLEKGLEPAKGKVVIHGAKRIPLLSNSFLAAASYQESAKILVNSSISSQQDFLVGVKENIILGKKIPAGTNSQYESKSKFDIRDPKEYFKDKSPQRHYKIEMDNEVSDMFNEFRISQNK, encoded by the coding sequence ATGCCAAAAACTAGAAAATATTCAACAGTTGATGAAGAAAAGATTTTAAAAGTTAGCTTATCTCTTGCAACTAAAGAAGATGTTTTAGAGTGATCTCATGGTGAAGTTACCAAGCCAGAGACAATTAACTATAAATCTTATAAACCAGAAAGACATGGGCTTTTCGATGAGTTAATTTTTGGTCCTGCAACTGACTATAAATGTCCTATTTGTGGTAAAAAATACAAAAAAAGCAATGAAGGTCTAACATGTAATAACACTCCTCAATGTGAAATTGAAAAACCTGAAATATTGCCAAAAATTTCAAGAAGAAGTAGAATGGGTCATATTGCTTTACAAACTCCTGTTGTTCACTTTTGATTTTTCAAAATTGACAATTCAATTATTTCGAAATTATTAGTACTAAGAGTTGGAGAGAGCAATGAATATGTTTCTAAAAATGACTTAGAAAACATTATTTACTACAAAAGCCACATTGTTTTAGATAATGGTGGCCTAAAAAGCTTACCAAAAAACAAAATTATCAATATTAATAATGCAGCTCAAATTTATAAAGATGCTCTTATTGAACTAAGAGAGCTAAATTTAAATGACGCTGATGCTCTTGAAATTATTGATGGAACCATTAATCACCTTAATGATATTGTTGGATCAAAAGTTGGAAATGACTATGGAGTTGATTTTTACGAGCTAAATGAAGTTATTGAAGAGTACTCAAGTGCAAAAATTCAAACTGGATCAAAAGCCATAGAATTTTTACTAGAAAATATTGACCTTGAAGAAGAGCAAAGAAAAATTAAATCTAAAATTAAAGAAATTAATAACTTAGAAAAAACTTCTTCTTCAAGAAAGCAAGATCTTTCCAAACTTTACAAAAGATTGCAAGTAGTTGAGTCTTTTATTAACTCTGGACAAAAACCAACTAGCATGTTAATTTATAACTTGCCGGTTATTCCAGCTGAGCTTAGACCTTTAGTTCAACTTGATGGAGGAAGACACTCAACAAGTGACATTAATGAGCTATATAGAAGAATTATTATTAGAAATAATCGTCTAAGAAAATGAATTGAATTAAATGCTCCTACTTTGATTACTCAAAATGAGCTTAGAATGATTCAAGAAGCAGTTGATGCTCTAATAGATAATTCTAAGAAAAAACCTAAACCTGTAACTTCTAAAGATAATAGAAATCTAAAGTCTATTTCAGATGCTCTAACTGGTAAAAAAGGTCGTTTTAGACAAAATCTACTTGGAAAAAGGGTTGACTATTCAGGAAGAAGTGTTATTGTTGTTGGTCCTGAATTAAAAATGAACCAAGTTGGTATTCCAAGGGAAATGGCTGCTAAATTATTTGAGCCATGAATTATTAAAGAATTAATAGATCAAGAAATTACCTTAAGTGTTAAAAGTGCTCGTAAATTAATTGATAATTTAAATCCAATTATTTGACCTCATGTTGCAAAAGTTATCCAAGGAAGACCTGTTCTTTTAAACCGTGCTCCTACATTGCATCGTCTTTCAATTCAAGCTTTTGAGCCAGTTTTAATTAGAGGTAAGGCTATTAAACTTCATCCACTTGTAACTACAGCTTTTAACGCTGACTTTGATGGTGATCAAATGGCGGTTCATGTTCCTATTAGTGATGAAGCTGTTAGAGAAGCTAAAGAATTGCTTTATGCTAATAGAAATATTTTAGGGCCAAAAGATGGTGAGCCAATTATTAACCCTTCACAGGATATGATTTTAGGTATTTATTATCTAACTATTGAAATAGCAGGGGCCAAAGGAGAGGCAAAAGTCTTCCAAGATGCCAATTCAATGCTAAGAGCTTATGAAGAAGGAAGTGTTTCTCTTCATGCTAGAGTTGCAATTCCATTTAAAAAGTTACAAAAAACCTTTAATTTAAAAGGTGATAAAGGTTATATTTTCTCAACAGTTGGTAAATTCATTTTTAACCAAGCTTTTCCTGAAAACTTCCCATTTATCTTTGACTCATCAGTTTCATCTATAAGTGATGCTCAAGAATATACTAAAAAATATTATATTCCTTATGGTTTAAACATAAAAGAGACAATTCAAAACACTCCTATTAATGATGCTCTTTCTAAAAAAGATCTTTCAAAAATTATTAGAACCATTTTTGACAAATATGTTCCTGTTTTAACAAAAGAAGATGTAGCTAGTGTTATTAATGATGTAAATCACACAAACTATAAAGACACTTCTACAAAATTTGCTAATTTAGTTACAACAAACAAAACAGCTCTTGAATACATTCATGCAGAATCACTTTCAAAATTTACAACAAAACACTTTGTTGATGTAAATAAAAAACTTTCTCTAAAAACTCCAGGAAATCCAAATCAACCAATTTGAGAAGTTGATCAATATGTTGAGCTTCTTGAAAATGTTTGATTTGACTATGTCAATATTGTAGCTTCTGTGCTTGATGAAATTAAAGACTTAGGATTTAAATTCTCAACTAAATCAGGAACATCAATTTCAATTCATGACATTGAAGTAAGTGATAACAAAAAAGAAAGAATTAAAGAAGGTGATGATTACACCAGTGAACTTAAATCTATGTATCGTGAAGGTCTTTTAACCGACGATGAAAGATATTCTCTAACAATTAACAAATGATCTGAAGTTAAAGATAACATTCAAAATGACCTTAAGAAAATTGTTAAAAATAATCCATTAAATCCAATTTTTATTATGATGAATTCAGGGGCTCGTTCTAATATGGCCAACTATGTTCAATTAGCTGGAATTAGGGGACTAATGACTAACAATACTAAAATCCTTAAATCCGATGCTGAAAACGAAAGGGTTGTTCGTTCAACTGTTGAAATTCCGGTTAAATCTTCTTTTCTTGATGGACTAACTGCCTATGAGTTTTATTCTTCAACCCACGGAGCTCGTAAAGGACTAACCGATACTGCTCTTAACACAGCTAAGTCAGGATATTTAACTAGAAGGCTAGTTGATGTGGCTCAAGGAATTGTTGTAACTGAAAAAGATTGTGCTACACAAAATGGATTTGTTGTTAAAGACATTGTTGACAATAAAACTAAAACAGTTATTGTTCCAATTAGAGAAAGAATTGAAGGAAGATTTACAATTGAAGATGTCAAAGACAAAGATGGAAATGTCATTGTAGAAAAAGATACTTTAATTGATGCAAAAATGGCAGAAGAAATTGTCGAAGTTCATGATGTTAAAGAAGTAAACATTAGATCAATTTTAGGTTGTGAGGCTAAAAACGGAGTTTGTCAAAAATGTTTTGGTAAAGATCTTGCAACTTCAAGAATTGTTTCAATTGGTGAGGCAGTTGGTATTACAGCTAGCCAGTCAATTGGTGAGCCTGGAACTCAGCTAACCATGCGTACTTTCCACTCTGGAGGGGTAGCTGGTGTAGAGGATATTACTGGTGGTTTTGGACGTTTAACTGAGCTTATTGATGCTCATCGTTCTCCTTGAGGAAGACCAGCTATTATTTCAAAAGTTGATGGGATAATAACTGAGATTAAAACTCCAAAAGACAAAAATACTAACTTAGTTTATATAACTTATTTAGACCAAGATGATGCAAGTCAAACAGAAGTAGTTTCAGTTCCTAAAAATAGAACACTTCGTGTTAAAGTTGGTGACAAAATCGTTAAAGGTCAAAAAATTATTGATGGACCTATTATTTTAGAAGAGCTTCTAGAATATGGTGGACCTAGAAAAGTTCAAAGTTATCTACTTAAAGAAATTCAAAAAATTTATAGAATGCAAGGTATTGCAATTAATGACAAATACATTGAAATTATCATTAGCCAAATGCTTTCAAAAATTGAAATTTCTGAACCAGGAGATAGTGACTTTATTATTGGTTCACTTGTAAATAACCTTGATTTTTACAACACAAATAACGAGCTTTTAGAAAAAGGACTTGAACCTGCCAAAGGTAAAGTGGTAATTCATGGAGCTAAAAGAATCCCACTTCTTTCAAATTCATTCCTTGCAGCGGCAAGTTATCAAGAATCGGCTAAAATTTTAGTTAATTCATCAATTTCATCTCAACAAGACTTTTTAGTTGGGGTTAAAGAAAACATTATTCTAGGTAAGAAAATTCCAGCTGGAACAAACTCTCAATATGAAAGTAAATCTAAATTTGACATTAGAGATCCAAAAGAATACTTCAAAGATAAATCTCCTCAAAGACACTACAAAATTGAAATGGACAATGAAGTCTCAGACATGTTCAATGAATTTAGAATTTCTCAAAATAAATAA
- the rpoB gene encoding DNA-directed RNA polymerase subunit beta: MPQKINYELKNFGQYTKRRDYSKTRFSLPLTDVLAIQKESFDWFLNKAIEATLRKYYPIKSSNNKVEIKYVLGSKRIEKPLVTEQKAVKEAKQKGISYSARLYVKLQKHITETGEISFDEVILCDIPLMTSSGSFIINGFEKVIVSQLIRSPGAYFAQKTRDKQSDDLFNKVEVLPRIGSWIEIKHKVTSNSDSVKIKIDKHKSFLLTTFLSSFGFTEENIYKLFGDSETLKNTLSKDKILGKNKDIVEIRKEAQENIFRIVRRGDRITKEASQNLISNLLFNEKRYNLSKTGRYMLNRKLSLFDRIITTYLAQDIVLKNVDPTMEPKILYPKGIYITNDIANDIQNAFKEGLIKNIDLKDYGITSDVYGKLLDTNPKLKNRMNIIGIYIFKSKKAMEKDGEKHFVIGNDPTSVENHLLISDIVAIINYYFNLNENIGRDDDPDSLINKRIVSVGELLLNQLNIGLLKMEKNTREKMSSKEISRITPKNITNNKMIQNQIKTFFNSSKLSQFMDQTNPLSEISTKRKITSLGPGGLNRDTAQFEVRDVHATHYGRICPIETPEGPNIGLILNLATYAKVDEYGFLQTPYFKVTNGIVDFSQPVYLTAHEEINRTFAQSSISIDENGKITDEQVIVKSNFDYNVVSPKEVDYIDVSSKQMTSLAASSIPFLENNDANRALMGSNMQRQAVPLLFAEAPLVATGIEADIAKFSPNNLKSTVDGEVVFVDGSQIKIKDSASEKGSIKTYQLKTFEKTNQGTVISQSPIVKMGDKVLKGDLISDSSSFKDGEMALGKNVLVGFSTWNGYNYEDAIIVSERLVKDDVFTSIHIEEQTIQFRKSKAGDDKLTADIPNASLESRRHLDENGIVRIGSEVVTGDILVGRVSPKGDENISPAEKLLNGIFNQKISNEKDTSLKVKNGHQGTVIDVEILSRENGNVLEEEIDMMIKVYVAQKRKIKVGDKMAGRHGNKGVISRVLPVEDMPYLEDGTPLDIILNPQGVPSRMNIGQVLELHLGMAAKKLGVKFVSPVFDGVKKADIMDALEEAKLPRTGKMKVFDPTTGEKIDNEISVGVMYMFKLSHMVDDKMHSRSIGPYSLITQQPLGGKSQNGGQRFGEMETWALESYGAANILQEILTYKSDDIQGRNNLYSALTSGTKLPKPGVPESFSVLAYELRGLGIKLQIHEKEEEKQELPSQEYESSNLDQELKTASENVSESEF, translated from the coding sequence ATGCCGCAAAAAATTAATTATGAGCTAAAAAATTTTGGTCAGTACACAAAAAGAAGAGACTATTCAAAAACTAGATTTTCTCTTCCATTAACTGATGTTTTGGCTATCCAAAAAGAATCTTTTGATTGATTCTTGAACAAAGCAATTGAAGCTACTCTAAGAAAATATTATCCAATTAAATCTTCAAATAACAAAGTTGAGATCAAGTATGTTTTAGGTTCAAAAAGAATTGAAAAACCACTTGTAACTGAGCAAAAAGCAGTTAAAGAAGCTAAACAAAAAGGTATTTCTTATTCAGCAAGGCTTTATGTAAAATTGCAAAAACACATAACAGAAACTGGGGAGATTTCTTTTGATGAGGTAATTCTTTGTGATATTCCGCTAATGACAAGTAGTGGATCTTTTATCATTAATGGTTTTGAAAAAGTTATTGTTTCACAACTTATTAGATCACCTGGAGCATATTTTGCTCAAAAAACTCGTGATAAACAATCAGATGATTTGTTCAATAAAGTTGAAGTTCTGCCAAGAATTGGTTCATGAATTGAAATTAAACACAAAGTTACATCAAATTCAGATAGTGTAAAAATTAAAATTGATAAACACAAATCATTTTTATTAACAACCTTTTTATCTTCTTTTGGTTTTACTGAAGAGAATATTTATAAACTTTTTGGAGATTCAGAAACTCTAAAAAACACTCTTTCAAAAGACAAAATTTTAGGTAAAAACAAAGACATTGTTGAAATTAGAAAAGAAGCTCAAGAAAATATTTTTAGAATAGTTAGAAGAGGTGATCGTATAACTAAAGAAGCTTCACAAAATTTAATTTCAAATTTACTTTTTAACGAAAAAAGATATAACCTATCAAAAACTGGTAGATATATGCTTAATCGTAAGCTAAGCTTATTTGATAGAATCATTACCACTTATCTAGCCCAAGATATAGTGCTAAAAAATGTTGATCCAACTATGGAGCCAAAAATTTTATATCCAAAAGGCATCTATATTACAAATGATATTGCAAATGATATTCAAAATGCTTTTAAAGAAGGTCTAATTAAAAATATTGATCTAAAAGACTATGGCATTACTAGCGATGTTTATGGAAAATTACTTGATACAAATCCTAAGTTAAAAAACAGAATGAACATCATTGGTATTTATATTTTTAAATCTAAAAAAGCTATGGAAAAAGATGGAGAAAAACACTTTGTAATTGGTAATGATCCTACTAGTGTTGAAAACCATTTATTAATTTCAGATATTGTTGCAATTATTAACTATTACTTTAATTTAAATGAAAACATTGGTAGAGATGATGATCCTGATTCACTTATTAATAAAAGAATAGTTAGTGTTGGAGAATTGTTATTAAACCAATTAAATATTGGTCTTTTAAAAATGGAAAAAAATACTAGAGAAAAAATGTCTTCTAAAGAAATCTCTAGAATCACTCCAAAAAACATTACCAATAACAAAATGATTCAAAACCAAATTAAAACCTTCTTTAACTCATCAAAGCTTTCTCAGTTTATGGATCAAACAAATCCTCTTTCAGAAATTTCTACAAAGAGAAAAATTACTTCTCTAGGGCCTGGTGGTCTTAATAGAGATACAGCTCAATTTGAAGTTCGTGACGTTCATGCAACTCACTATGGAAGAATTTGCCCAATTGAAACCCCTGAAGGACCAAACATCGGGCTAATTCTTAACTTAGCAACTTATGCAAAAGTTGATGAATATGGATTTTTACAAACTCCATATTTCAAAGTAACTAATGGAATAGTTGATTTTTCTCAACCTGTTTATTTAACAGCTCATGAAGAAATCAATAGAACTTTTGCTCAATCTTCAATTTCAATTGATGAAAATGGAAAAATTACTGATGAACAAGTTATTGTTAAGTCTAATTTTGACTATAACGTTGTTTCACCAAAAGAAGTTGACTACATTGACGTTTCATCAAAACAAATGACCTCACTAGCTGCTTCTTCAATTCCTTTTCTAGAAAACAATGATGCCAACCGTGCACTTATGGGTTCAAACATGCAACGTCAAGCTGTTCCTTTACTTTTTGCAGAAGCTCCTCTTGTTGCAACAGGAATTGAAGCTGACATTGCTAAGTTTTCACCAAACAATTTAAAATCAACGGTTGATGGAGAAGTTGTTTTTGTCGATGGATCTCAAATAAAAATTAAAGATAGTGCCTCTGAAAAAGGAAGTATAAAAACTTATCAACTAAAAACATTTGAAAAAACAAATCAAGGAACAGTTATTTCTCAAAGTCCTATTGTTAAAATGGGAGATAAAGTTTTAAAAGGTGATTTAATTTCTGATTCATCAAGCTTTAAAGATGGTGAAATGGCTCTTGGTAAAAATGTGCTTGTTGGTTTTTCAACTTGAAATGGATATAACTATGAAGATGCTATTATAGTTAGTGAAAGACTAGTTAAAGATGATGTCTTTACTTCAATTCACATTGAAGAGCAAACTATTCAATTTAGAAAATCAAAAGCTGGAGATGATAAATTAACAGCTGATATTCCTAATGCTTCATTAGAATCAAGAAGACACCTTGATGAAAATGGTATTGTAAGAATAGGTTCTGAAGTAGTTACAGGTGATATTTTAGTTGGAAGGGTCTCTCCTAAAGGAGATGAAAACATCTCACCTGCTGAAAAATTACTAAATGGAATTTTTAACCAAAAAATTTCTAATGAAAAAGACACATCATTAAAAGTTAAAAACGGACACCAAGGAACAGTTATTGATGTTGAAATTCTAAGTAGAGAAAATGGAAATGTTCTTGAAGAAGAAATTGACATGATGATTAAAGTTTATGTAGCTCAAAAAAGAAAAATCAAAGTTGGAGACAAAATGGCTGGTCGCCATGGAAACAAAGGGGTTATTTCTAGAGTGCTTCCTGTTGAAGATATGCCTTATTTAGAAGATGGAACTCCTCTTGATATTATTTTAAATCCTCAAGGGGTTCCTTCAAGGATGAACATTGGACAAGTTCTTGAGCTTCACCTTGGAATGGCTGCTAAAAAACTTGGTGTTAAATTTGTCTCACCAGTTTTTGATGGTGTTAAAAAAGCTGATATTATGGATGCTCTTGAAGAGGCTAAATTGCCTAGAACAGGGAAAATGAAAGTTTTTGATCCTACAACTGGAGAAAAAATTGACAATGAAATTTCTGTTGGTGTTATGTATATGTTCAAACTTTCTCACATGGTTGATGACAAGATGCACTCAAGAAGTATTGGACCTTATTCTCTTATTACTCAACAACCTCTTGGAGGAAAAAGTCAAAACGGAGGACAAAGATTTGGGGAGATGGAAACTTGAGCTCTTGAGTCTTATGGAGCTGCCAACATTCTACAAGAAATACTAACTTATAAATCAGATGATATTCAAGGAAGAAATAATCTTTATTCAGCTCTAACAAGTGGAACAAAACTTCCTAAACCGGGAGTTCCTGAGTCATTTAGTGTTTTAGCCTATGAATTAAGAGGGCTAGGAATCAAACTTCAAATTCATGAAAAAGAAGAAGAAAAACAAGAACTACCAAGCCAAGAATATGAAAGTTCAAATCTTGATCAAGAGCTAAAAACAGCTTCTGAAAATGTTAGTGAAAGTGAGTTTTAA
- a CDS encoding DNA-processing protein DprA, which produces MNEVLLYFSFINKGNTKKIFESLKKHEQIDPVELKKYKSMLEENSIKYITILSSKYPEEFKYLNNPPFILFYKGNLDLLKNTKIALSGDVVSQKNLDLLDDFVENMKNETLVTLNFPGFDDEVVKKFIQKDLKVIFLAANGLDNPYFSQKEFDFEKNLLISIYPPEVGVKKERLQSRSEILASLAKYLVFFEFKKNSKSLHLVNFFLEMGKMIYCYPTDNFNEFGNNDLIKEGAKLITHYSDLA; this is translated from the coding sequence ATGAATGAAGTATTACTGTATTTTTCTTTTATAAACAAAGGAAATACAAAAAAGATTTTTGAATCTTTAAAAAAACATGAACAAATAGACCCTGTAGAGCTAAAAAAATATAAATCAATGCTTGAAGAAAATTCAATTAAATACATTACAATTTTGAGTTCAAAATACCCAGAAGAGTTTAAATATTTAAATAACCCACCATTTATTTTGTTTTATAAAGGGAATTTAGATCTTTTGAAAAACACAAAAATAGCTCTAAGTGGAGATGTTGTAAGTCAAAAAAACTTAGATCTTTTAGATGATTTTGTTGAGAATATGAAAAATGAAACTTTAGTAACTCTAAATTTTCCAGGCTTTGATGATGAAGTTGTCAAAAAATTTATTCAAAAAGATCTAAAAGTAATTTTTTTAGCAGCTAACGGACTAGATAATCCCTATTTTTCTCAAAAAGAATTTGACTTTGAAAAAAATCTTCTTATTAGCATCTACCCTCCTGAGGTAGGAGTTAAAAAAGAAAGGCTTCAATCAAGAAGTGAAATTTTAGCTTCTCTTGCTAAATACTTAGTATTTTTCGAATTTAAGAAAAATTCTAAAAGCCTTCACTTAGTAAATTTCTTTTTAGAAATGGGCAAAATGATCTATTGTTATCCAACAGATAATTTTAATGAATTTGGCAATAATGATCTAATTAAAGAAGGGGCAAAATTGATTACACACTATAGCGATTTAGCATAA
- a CDS encoding FAD synthase — MLEIYKFPKVFENEKICFIIGAFESFHIGHKKLFEKALEYSEKDFELVFVIVKNPADLPKNKAKNFLSFNSRIQSLVDFNLKKLVVWDFNEVSSLDGFDFIKKLVEKTSDFSIIVGEDFKLGKRASVNASDLKKHFQKVEIVEIETINSRKIATSLLKEQLEFGEIDFVNLLLIKNYEIEITINEKMLFDYPQTIQKIHKGIYFGFIVIDQKAIPCAIRIGFLENEVKSLIYEEIENLKNKAVVLEIVKKIRIITSSPKDNFDQEDLEKIKEFYRFRKK, encoded by the coding sequence ATGTTAGAAATTTATAAATTTCCTAAAGTCTTTGAAAATGAAAAAATTTGCTTTATTATAGGAGCTTTTGAATCCTTTCATATTGGTCATAAAAAGCTTTTTGAAAAAGCTCTTGAATATTCAGAAAAAGACTTTGAGCTTGTTTTTGTAATTGTTAAAAACCCAGCTGATCTTCCAAAAAATAAAGCAAAGAATTTCCTTTCTTTTAACTCAAGGATTCAATCTTTAGTTGATTTTAATTTAAAAAAACTTGTTGTTTGAGACTTTAATGAAGTTTCAAGTCTAGATGGCTTTGATTTTATAAAAAAACTAGTTGAAAAAACTAGTGATTTTTCTATTATTGTTGGAGAGGATTTTAAACTAGGAAAAAGAGCTAGTGTAAATGCAAGTGATTTAAAAAAACACTTTCAAAAAGTTGAAATTGTTGAAATTGAAACAATTAATTCTAGAAAAATTGCAACTTCACTTTTAAAAGAGCAACTTGAATTTGGAGAAATTGATTTTGTTAATTTACTTTTAATTAAAAATTATGAAATCGAAATAACTATTAATGAAAAAATGCTTTTTGACTATCCTCAAACAATCCAAAAAATTCATAAAGGAATTTATTTTGGTTTTATAGTAATTGATCAAAAAGCAATTCCTTGTGCAATTAGAATTGGCTTTTTAGAAAATGAAGTTAAATCTCTTATCTATGAAGAAATTGAAAATTTAAAAAACAAAGCTGTAGTTCTTGAAATTGTCAAGAAAATAAGAATCATTACAAGCTCTCCAAAAGACAATTTTGACCAAGAAGACCTTGAAAAAATAAAAGAGTTTTATCGCTTTAGAAAAAAATAA